A genomic segment from Pollutimonas thiosulfatoxidans encodes:
- a CDS encoding MotA/TolQ/ExbB proton channel family protein, protein MLDMIQAAGWPIWLLIATSVLGLALVIERFMTLRSGRVLPDRLPGQILELLRQRNAEPDTIIRVAGHSPLGRILGEVLLNRDESNAYRVAAIEDVGKDVAHRLNRYLPALATIAVVSPLMGLFGTVVGMIEIFASYTPAGGDPAQLARGISIALYNTGFGIIIAIPALIFHRYFRARVDHFLHQMEREANALNRIINRGAAQ, encoded by the coding sequence TTGCTCGACATGATACAGGCGGCCGGCTGGCCGATATGGTTGCTTATTGCAACGTCCGTTCTGGGGCTGGCCCTGGTCATCGAACGCTTCATGACCTTGCGCTCTGGTCGGGTACTGCCAGACCGCCTGCCAGGCCAGATCCTGGAGCTGCTAAGGCAAAGAAACGCCGAACCCGACACCATCATCCGGGTTGCCGGGCACTCGCCGTTGGGACGCATATTGGGCGAAGTGCTGCTCAACCGTGACGAATCCAACGCCTACCGGGTAGCGGCCATTGAAGACGTCGGCAAAGACGTGGCGCATCGGCTGAACCGGTATTTGCCCGCCTTGGCGACCATAGCGGTGGTCTCCCCCTTGATGGGCCTGTTTGGCACCGTGGTCGGCATGATAGAAATCTTTGCGTCGTATACCCCGGCGGGCGGCGATCCTGCACAATTGGCCCGGGGCATTTCCATTGCGCTCTACAACACGGGCTTCGGGATCATCATCGCCATCCCGGCGCTCATCTTTCACCGCTACTTTCGCGCCCGCGTCGATCACTTCCTGCATCAAATGGAACGTGAAGCCAACGCGCTGAACCGCATTATCAATCGCGGGGCGGCGCAATGA
- the xseA gene encoding exodeoxyribonuclease VII large subunit — protein MNEGWPTSQSATDTVWTVAQLNRRVAELLQGSFSRIWVRGEVSNFTQAASGHWYFSVKDESAAVKAVMFRGRAQAVGFVPKPGEKFEFRVNVTLYEPRGDYQLQVESMRRAGRGDLHAAFLALKDKLEAEGLFDPARKRPIAQMPRAVGVVTSLGAAALHDVLTALARRAPHVRVIVYPAPVQGLDAAGRLVHALGQAISRKEVDTLLLVRGGGSLEDLWSFNDETLARCIAASPIPVISGVGHETDFTIADFVADLRAPTPTAAAELSCRSRATCLGLLQAATAALAAAQLRRLELAALRLDRTVAMLVSPEQRLAQQRERLLALTDRMARAGSRVHERQAGRYAMLKSRLAYAAPATTARRTETARQAQYLVSAAQRDLHRRAQRLAAAMQTLQALSPRHILDRGYAIVRNEQGDVIENALDLSVGEQLSIELARGRLQVGVLQVHGLL, from the coding sequence ATGAATGAAGGCTGGCCGACCTCCCAATCCGCCACCGATACGGTTTGGACGGTGGCACAACTCAATCGCCGCGTGGCTGAGTTGCTGCAAGGCAGTTTTTCGCGGATCTGGGTGCGCGGCGAAGTCTCCAACTTCACACAGGCGGCCTCCGGACACTGGTATTTCTCCGTCAAGGACGAAAGCGCGGCGGTCAAGGCAGTAATGTTTCGTGGCCGGGCTCAGGCGGTCGGGTTTGTGCCCAAGCCGGGTGAGAAGTTCGAGTTTCGTGTCAATGTCACGCTCTACGAGCCTCGGGGCGATTACCAGTTGCAGGTCGAGAGCATGCGCCGGGCAGGGCGTGGCGACTTGCATGCGGCCTTTCTGGCGTTGAAGGACAAGCTCGAGGCCGAGGGCTTGTTCGACCCGGCGCGCAAGCGCCCCATTGCGCAGATGCCGCGAGCGGTCGGTGTGGTCACATCCCTTGGGGCGGCAGCGCTACACGATGTATTGACGGCGCTCGCGCGCCGGGCGCCGCACGTCCGGGTCATCGTCTACCCGGCGCCGGTGCAGGGGCTGGACGCCGCCGGGCGGCTGGTGCATGCGCTGGGCCAGGCCATCAGCCGTAAAGAGGTCGACACCCTGCTGCTCGTAAGAGGCGGGGGCAGCCTGGAGGATCTTTGGAGCTTCAACGACGAAACCCTGGCCCGATGCATCGCTGCCAGCCCCATACCCGTCATTAGCGGTGTGGGCCACGAAACAGATTTCACGATCGCCGACTTTGTTGCCGATCTGCGCGCGCCGACCCCTACCGCGGCTGCCGAGCTATCCTGCCGTAGCCGTGCCACTTGCCTGGGCTTGCTCCAGGCCGCCACGGCAGCGCTGGCTGCCGCTCAGCTGCGCCGACTGGAACTTGCGGCATTGCGTCTGGACCGTACTGTTGCCATGCTGGTGTCGCCCGAGCAGCGCCTGGCTCAGCAGCGCGAGCGCCTGCTGGCCCTGACCGACCGGATGGCGCGAGCCGGAAGCCGCGTCCACGAGCGCCAGGCTGGACGCTACGCCATGCTGAAGTCCCGCCTGGCCTATGCCGCGCCTGCCACCACGGCAAGGCGCACAGAAACGGCGCGGCAGGCGCAGTATTTGGTGTCTGCCGCACAGCGCGACCTGCACAGGCGAGCGCAAAGGCTGGCCGCCGCAATGCAGACCCTGCAGGCGCTCAGTCCCCGCCATATTCTGGACCGCGGTTACGCTATCGTACGTAACGAGCAGGGGGACGTTATCGAAAATGCGTTAGACTTAAGCGTTGGCGAACAGCTAAGTATTGAACTGGCTCGCGGCAGGCTGCAGGTTGGTGTTTTGCAAGTACACGGCTTGCTTTGA
- the sodB gene encoding superoxide dismutase [Fe] produces MAFTLPPLPYAMDALAPTISKETLEFHYGKHHQAYVTNLNNLIAGTEFESAALEDIIKKSSGGVFNNAAQVWNHTFYWSSLSPNGGGEPTGKLLEGINAKWGSVDAFKEAFNKSAAGNFGSGWTWLVKKSDGSLDIVNTSNAATPLTTSDVPLLTCDVWEHAYYIDYRNARPKYLESFWKLANWEFAAANLG; encoded by the coding sequence ATGGCTTTTACACTCCCCCCGCTACCTTATGCAATGGACGCTCTGGCTCCCACGATCTCCAAAGAGACGCTGGAGTTCCATTACGGCAAGCACCACCAGGCTTACGTCACTAACCTGAATAACCTCATCGCCGGCACCGAGTTCGAATCCGCTGCCCTGGAAGACATTATCAAGAAGTCTTCGGGCGGCGTATTCAACAACGCGGCGCAGGTCTGGAATCACACCTTCTACTGGAGCAGCCTGTCGCCCAACGGCGGCGGCGAGCCCACCGGCAAGCTGCTCGAAGGCATCAATGCCAAATGGGGCAGCGTTGACGCCTTCAAGGAAGCCTTCAACAAATCGGCTGCCGGCAACTTTGGTTCGGGTTGGACCTGGCTGGTCAAGAAGTCCGACGGCAGTCTGGATATCGTCAATACCAGCAATGCCGCCACGCCGCTTACGACTTCCGACGTACCGCTGCTGACCTGTGATGTCTGGGAACACGCCTACTATATTGACTACCGCAATGCCCGTCCCAAGTATCTGGAAAGCTTCTGGAAGCTTGCCAACTGGGAATTCGCGGCCGCCAACCTGGGCTAA